The Oceaniferula flava nucleotide sequence AAGGTGAAGATAGATCATAGTCCAAGTTAACCTAGACGATGGGAACGCATTGTCATTACCTCATCCGAGTTCTCTGTTTATTCCCTTTTGGGGCATCTGCTGCCCACGCCGACTCTCGTTGTCACGTGGGCTGGCTGGACTACATTCCTGCGTCTTCGAGTTTCTGTGCCATCTCCACTTTTTGCAGCGCCTCGGTGAGTTCGAACAGGTCGCCATCGAAGATGCCGTCCATATTGTGGGTGGTGAAGCCGATGCGGTGATCGGTGATGCGCGATTGGGGGAAGTTGTAGGTGCGGATTTTCTCCGAGCGATCACCGGATCCGATCAATGAGCGGCGCTGAGCGGAGTATTCCTCGGCTTGCTTGCGCTGCTTTTCCTCGAACAGCTTGGCGCGGATAATTTCCAAGGCTTTCTCTTTGTTCTGAGTCTGGGAGCGACCGTCCTGACACTTCACCTGGATGCCGGTGGGAAGGTGGGTAATCTGGACCGCGGAGTCGGTGGTGTTGACGTGCTGACCGCCGGGGCCGCCGGAGCGGGTGGCTTTGATCTCAAGCTCTTCCATTTTCAGTTCCACATCGACGTCTTCGGCCTCGGGCATGACGGCCACGGTGCAGGTGGAGGTGTGAATGCGGCCTTGGGTCTCGGTGGCGGGAACTCGCTGGACGCGGTGCACGCCGGACTCGTATTTCAAGTAACGGAACACCTCTTCCCCGGTGATTTTCATCACAGCTTTGGAGAAGCCACCGGCTTCGGACGGCATGGCATCGATGACTTCGTATTTCCAGCTGCGCTGCTCGGCGTAGCGCTGATACATACGCATCACTTCCCCGGCAAAGATGGCTGCTTCGTCGCCGCCGGCGCCGGAGCGGATTTCTAACAAGGCATCGCGGTCCTCGGCTTCATCACGTGGCAGCAGGGCGTATTGCAGCTGCTCCGAGAGTGTTTCGATCTTTTTTTCCAGTTCGGGGATTTCCATTTCGGCCATCTCAGCCATTTCCGGGTCCTCCTCTTTGGCGAGCTCGCGGTTTTCCTCGAGGTTGGTTTTGGCCGATTCCAGTTCATCCCACATGGCCAGCAGGTCCTTGAGACGAGCGTGTTCACTCATCACGGACTTGCCGCGTTTGGGATCGGAGAAGAGGTCTGGATCGGTGATGAGCTGTTCGACCTCCGCGAAGCGTTCGCGGCGTTGTTCGATGAGAGTGCTGTAGTCCATGGTGGAAGTATTCAGTTAGAATTATTCTGTATTCAGTTCGAGTGGTGCTAGGCACCTCTCATGAGGGAAATTTCGGCGAGGGAAATGAGGGAGTTTTTGATGTCTTCGGCGGTGGCTGTTTTCAGGTCGGCGGCAGTCATGGCGCGGTCGACGGTGAACTTGCCGGAGCGGGTGCGGCGGAGTGCGGAGAGGTGGGCGCCGCAACCGAGGTCCTGGCCGATGTCGTGGGCGTAAGTGCGGACGTAGAAGCCTTTTGAGCAGTTCACTTTGAAATCGACTTCCGGCACGGCGGTGCGAGTGATTTCGTAGTCGGTGACGTAAACCGCGCGGGCCTTGCGTTCCACCTCGATGCCTTTGCGGGCGAGTTTGTAGAGGGGCACGCCGTTCTTTTTAATCGCGGAGACCATGGGGGGCGTCTGCTCGAAGGGGCCGACGTATTTTTTGAAGGCGGCGTCGATTTCCTCGTCCGTGAAAGGTGGCACTTCCTTCTCTTCGACAATGTCGCTTTCCTTGTCCTGGGAGCCGGTGGTGATGCCCAGAGTCATGGTGCCGGTGTATTCCTTGTCCTCGGACATCAGCAGGTCCTGAATCTTCGTGGCCTTGCCGATGACTAACATCAGCAGTCCGGTGGCCATGGGGTCGAGGGTGCCGCAGTGGCCGATTTTTTTAAACTTGAGCTGTCGGCGACAGATCGCGACGGCATCGTGCGAGGTCATGTCAGGCTCCTTGTCGATGAGCAAGACACCGCAAGGCGCATCGGTGATGAGTGGATTCTGGGACATTAGGAAATAGCGTTGGAAATCGCAGCGAGCACTTTTTCGCGGGCGTCGCTGATGGGGCCGGCCATGCGGATGCCGGCGGCGCGGGCGTGACCGCCGCCACCAAAGAGCTGGGCGGTCTCACAGGCGTTGAAGGTATCGTCTTTCGCGCGCAGCGATACGCGGATCTTACCGTCTTCGAGCTCCTCGAAGAAGGCAGCGGCAACGACTCCATCGATACCGCGAATCAGATCGATCTGGTCCTCGGAGTCCTCTGGTTTGAGATTGTATTCTTCCTTCACCGAGTAAGGCAGCTCCCAGTGGGCGACCTTGCCGTCGTTTTCTAACTGCAGGGTGTTCAGCAGTGAACGCAGCAGTTCGATTTTGCGGTAAGGGTTGCTGTCGTAAATCTGGGCGTTGATGGTGCCGACGTCGAGACCGCGGCGGACCAGGTCGGCCGCCATTTCGTAGGTGGCTGCGGTGGTGTTGGAATATTGGAACGAGCCGGTGTCGGTGGAAACGGCGACGTAGATGGCATCGCGGGTGGCATCCGGCAGCGGCATGTCGGCGCTCTTGATCAGTTGGTAGAGAATCTGGCCGGTGGCAGGCGAAGTGGAGTCGATGTGATTTAGATCGCCGTAGGCCGGGTTGGAAATATGGTGATCGATGTTGATCCAGAGCTTGGCTTTGGAAGCGGCGTGCAGGGCATTCTCGCCGAGGCGTGGTTTGGTGGCGCAGTCGAGAGCGATGCAGACCTGGACATCGAGCGGTTCTGCCGGCGGTGTTTGGATGCGTTGGCTTTCCGCCATGAAGCTCAAGTTGTCAGGCAGGCCGTCCTCATTGATGTAGTGCACGGTTTTACCCATGGCCTCGAGGGCGTGGCCGAGTGCGAGCTGGGAGCCGATGGCATCGCCGTCGGGGCGAATGTGGCTGAGGAGGATGAAGGAGTCGTGGGCGCGGATGGCCTCGGTGATTTCGGCGTAGGTGGAATTTTCACTCATGGGCGTGGAACGGGTCGAACGTTGCGGAGTGGAGGCATAAACTCTGGCAAGCGATGGCGCAAGGGTTTTAGAAGTATTGGGTTTCCTGTTTCAGGGTTTGTGGTTATGTTCTTTCCCGCAAGTGGAATTTCTCAGTGAAAATTGGACGGCAGGTGTGGAGATTTTGATCCTGTGGATTGGACTCTACCAGATCTACCGTGTCTTCAGAAAAACACGCGGGGCAAGGATTCTTCTGGGCTTGGCGCTGTTGCTGATGGTGCTGTCTTCGGTTTCGCTATTGTTAGATCTGAAGGTGATCTGGTGGTTGCTCTACAAGGTGCTGGCGCTGATGGCCTTTGGTTTGATCGTGATTTTCCAACCTGAGCTGAGAAATGCCTTGGCGCGGCTGGGGAGTAGTCGCTTGTTTTCCTTTTCCCAAACCCAGCGGCACGAGTTCCTCGACACCTTTGCGGATGCGGTCGGGCAGCTGTCGAAGAAACGCATCGGAGCGCTTTTTGCCTTCGAGCGGGCGATCTCGCTGAAGGATCATTTGGAGACCGGCGTGGAGCTTGACGCGGTCTTTTCCCCGGAGTTCGCACTGACTGTCTTTCACCCGAAAACGGCGCTACACGATGGCGGCATGATCATCGCCCAGAACCGGGTGGCGGGGGCTGGCTGTGTTTTCCCCGTGAGCTCGCGTGAGCTGGCCGACCGGAGCACCGGGCTGCGTCACCGCGCGGCCATTGGCTTAACCGAGGAGACCGACTGTGTGGCGGTGGTGGTCAGTGAGGAAACCGGCCAAATTTCCATCTGTGTCGATGGCAAGCTGGACCGCGGCCTCACCGAAGAGGAATTCCGCGAGGCGATGGAATCTATATTTTTACCCAAGGAGCAAAACAATGATGAAGAAGATGTTGAAGAAACACTGGCCGGCGAAGCTGATGACGCTGATCGTCGCGGTGATGATTTGGTTCCTGATTAACTACATTGTTAAAAACGAGAACCAAACGTTCAATCAGCCGGGGCTCAAGAGTGAGCTCTCGGAGTAGTTGGGTATGATTTCGTGACGAAAGGATTATTTTGAAAGGACTATTTATAACCGGAACGGACACCGGGGCGGGCAAAACCTATGTGAGCTCGTTGATTATCGAAGCGCTGCGTGCCGAAGGGCACAAGGCAGTGGGTTACAAACCGATCTGCTGCGGCGGACGCGAAGATGCCTACGCACTGAAACAAGCATCGGGCGACGAAGTGGATCTGGAGCGGGTGAACCCGTGCTGGATGCGCACTCCCGCGGCTCCCTATGTGGCAGGGATGTTTGAAAACCGGGAGTTGGAAATTCCCTCACTGGTGCAGGGCTGCCACGATCTGGCGAGCGATCATGAACTGGTCATCGCCGAGGGCGTGGGCGGCTGGATGGTTCCGATTTCCAAGGAATACATGGTCGCCGACCTCGCACGCGACATCGGTTTGCCGGTCGTCCTGGTGGTGGGTAACAAGCTGGGCGCACTGAACCAGACGCTGCTCACGGTGCAGGCCATGCGTGCGGCAGGCATCGAGCCGGCCGGTATGGTCTTTAACAACTTGGTCGACGAACTCGATACGGCGGCGATCACCAACAAAGGCATAGCCGAGGACCTCACGGGAGTCGAAGTTCTGATGGACGTGATCCACGGTCAGGAAAGCGTGGAAGCGTGGCCGTTCGAAGACTTAATCGGCTGAGTCGACCGTTCACCTTTGCTGCGGCCGGGGCGGACGGGCTAGACATTGCCGAGGGCTTGATATATCAGGAAGCTATGATTGACATGTTAGTGAGGCTCTATGAGCTGCCGGACTCCTGCCCGGTCTACGATCGGGTGGAGCAGCAGGGGATTATCCTCCGTCGGGCGCGAGCCTACGAGCGACACATCGTCGCCGCCTGGGCCGGTGAGCACTTTTCCCCGAAGTGGGAGAGCGAAGTGAAGGTCGCCTTTTCGCGTCAGCCGGTGACTTGCTACATCGCAACCAAGGACAAGGAGATCCTCGGTTTTGCCTGCTATGAAACCACCGCGAAGGGCTTCTATGGTCCGACCGGCGTGAACGAAGCTGCTCGCGGCACGGGGATCGGAAAAGCACTGTTGTTCATGGCCATGGAAGGGCTCAAGGATCTGGGATACGTCTATGGCATGATCGGCGGCGTTGGTCCGCGCGAATTCTATGAAAAAGCCATCGGTGCCGTCGAGATCCCCGGAAGTGACCCCGGCATCTACCGCGACATCCTCCCCGGATAGTTAGGCTTTCGAAAACAAGATTCTTAGAACATTCAATCATGCAGGACCCTACCTACGTCAAAAAAGCATTCAGCCGCATTGCCGATCGCTATGTGGTGACCAATCACGTGCTCAGCCTGGGCACGGATATTCTCTGGCGGAAAAAAGTCGGGGGCATGGTGGCCGATTGGAAACCGAGCCGTATCCTCGACGTCGCCACCGGCACCGGTGATTTAGCTCTGGAACTGCAGCGTCGATGCCCGGATGCCCAGGTGACGGGATCTGATTTCTGCCCTGAAATGCTCGCCCATGCTGCGGAAGACGGGGTGAGGGAAACCATCGTGGCCGATGCCATGAACATGCCCTTCGAGGATGATTCTTATGACGTGCTCACCGTGGCCTTTGGTCTTAGGAACATGGCGAGCTGGCCGGATGCACTGACGGAAATGCGTCGCGTGCTCAAGCCGGGTGGCCATCTCCTGGTGCTCGACTTCTCGCTGCCGACCGGAGTGATGCGTGGACCGTATCGCTTTTACCTGAACAAGGTGCTGCCGAAAATTGCCGGGCTGATGACCGGTGAGGGGGACGCCTACGAATACCTCGCAGGGACCATTGAACAATTCCCCAGCGGCAAGGACATGTGTGAGCTTATCGAGTCGACAGGTTTCACCGATGCCCAAGCCGACCCCTTGACCTTTGGGGTGGCGAGTATCTACACGGCCACGGCGTGATTAGCATTGCGGAATACACGGCGGCTGCCTAGTTTCGCGGCATGTCGATTCAGAAATTCGCCAATCAATTTGTCTGCGATCTCGTTGCTTACGAGCCAGGGAAACCTATCGAGGAAACCGCACGGGAGCTTGGCCTGGAGCCAGATTCCATCGTGAAGTTGGCATCGAATGAAAACTCACTGGGGCCTGCTCCGTCAGCCATTGCGGCGATGGAAAAGGAGGCTTCGGGGGTGCACATTTACCCGGACGGAGGTGGCTACAAGCTGCGCACCGCCCTGGCGGAAAAATACGACTTGGGTCTGGAAAATGTGGTGCTCGGCAATGGTTCGAACGAAATCATTGAGCTGCTTTGCCACTGTTTCCTGAATCCGAATGCCGAGCTGATCGCCGCGGAGCACGCCTTTGTGGTCTATAAGCTGATGGCGACCCTGTTCGGTGCCAAGTATGTGGAGGTGACGGATCCGGACTTCATCCACGACGTCGACGGCATGGCGGATGCGATCACGGAGAACACCCGATTGGTATTCATCGCCAATCCTAACAATCCAACCGGAACCCTGGTCGGTCAGGAGGCGCTCGATCGCTTTATGGATCGCTTGCCGGACCACGTGGTCGCTGTATTTGACGAAGCCTATTTTGAATTTCTCGAAGACGCACCGGACACGCTGAAGTATGTCCGCGAGGGGAAAAACGTCTGTGTCCTGCGCACCTTCTCGAAGGCGTATGGCCTGGCCGGTCTGCGGATTGGTTACGGATTGGCAGCGCCCCAGGTGGCATCGATTCTGCAGAAAGCCCGTCAGCCATTCAATGCCAACTCGATGGCACAGGTTGCGGCTCTGGCGGCGATGGCCGACGAAGAACACGTGAAAAACACGCTGGATATGAACAATGCCGGTCTGCGTTTTTATGAACAGGCATTCAGCGAGCGCGGACTCGAATACGTGCCCAGCGTCGCCAACTTCATCCTGGTGAAGGTGGGTGACGGTGATGCGCTGTTCCAGAACATGCTGAAAAAAGGCGTCATTGTCCGTGCCATGAGCGGCTACAAGCTTCCGGAATGGGTGCGGATTTCGGTGGGCACCGAAGCCGAGAACCAGCGCTGCATCGAGGTTCTTGACGAGGTGCTGCCAGCGATTGCATCGGTATGATCTCTTCAGCTCTAACAACTCAAGGATGGGCGGTTGACAGCAGGGCCTCAGCCTTTATGTTCATTGGGCTATCAACCATTCTTTAGTATGTCCGGCGGTCCCCAACCATCCCAAATGAGCTTTACTTGTCAGTTCTGTCAAAAGGTTATTTACATCCCCGTCGGCTTACCCCCGACGGTGGCGCCCTGTCCGCATTGTGGCAAAACGGTGACATCGCCAGATCAAAAGTTAGGAAAAGCACCCGCTAAGCCTGAGCCACAGCCAGCGGCACTCGCACCCGCTACTCCGACTCCTGCTGACACAGCCGTTCCACCAGCTGCAAAAGCGACTCCTCCAGGTCTCGCCGAAGACCGGCCGATGCAGTTCAAGTCCACCGAGTCGGTACGCAACTCACCGGCATCGCCTGCTCCTGAAGCTGCCGCCTCCGCAGCTCCAATACCACTCAATCCAGCTCTAGAAGCTCTAGAATCTCAACCCGCGGCTGCACCTGCCGAAAGGACACCGGCAAGACCAGCGAAGAAGAAAAGTAATCTCATCCCCGTTCTCACAGCAATCACTGTGCTGGTCGCGGCTGGCGTGGTCACACTGTGGCTGGCTGGAAAGTGGAAACCATCAGCAAGTGGTGGCGCTCCCAACGGTGGCATGAGTTCGATGAGTATGCCGAGTGCCGAGGATGAATGGCTCCAGCGTGGCTGGAAAAAAGAGGCAGCTGAGGTGCTCGGAAAGTTCATGGCGGCGAAGACGCCCGAGGAGCGGATGCAGTATGTCATCCCTAACGAACATGTGCTCGAGCAGCTCAAGGCGAATTTCCCTGCCGGGTATGAGGAGAGCGAAACGCCGCTCTCGGCCTTCAGCTTCAGCGATGCCAATCTGGCAGACCGCCGACGTGGCATTTTCCTGATGCAGTATCGTCGTCCGGCCCAGATCGATATCCGCGAATACTTCGCCCCGATCGGCGACGTGGAAACGGTGATGGGGCAGAAAGACGTGACCTTGATCGAGATGGCGCACCGCATCGATGAAGACAACCTTTCCCAGCCAGTGAGCATCAATGCCTTTTTCAAACAGACGGACGAGGGGCTGAAGCTTGATGCCTCCGT carries:
- a CDS encoding DHH family phosphoesterase, producing MSENSTYAEITEAIRAHDSFILLSHIRPDGDAIGSQLALGHALEAMGKTVHYINEDGLPDNLSFMAESQRIQTPPAEPLDVQVCIALDCATKPRLGENALHAASKAKLWINIDHHISNPAYGDLNHIDSTSPATGQILYQLIKSADMPLPDATRDAIYVAVSTDTGSFQYSNTTAATYEMAADLVRRGLDVGTINAQIYDSNPYRKIELLRSLLNTLQLENDGKVAHWELPYSVKEEYNLKPEDSEDQIDLIRGIDGVVAAAFFEELEDGKIRVSLRAKDDTFNACETAQLFGGGGHARAAGIRMAGPISDAREKVLAAISNAIS
- the truB gene encoding tRNA pseudouridine(55) synthase TruB, whose protein sequence is MSQNPLITDAPCGVLLIDKEPDMTSHDAVAICRRQLKFKKIGHCGTLDPMATGLLMLVIGKATKIQDLLMSEDKEYTGTMTLGITTGSQDKESDIVEEKEVPPFTDEEIDAAFKKYVGPFEQTPPMVSAIKKNGVPLYKLARKGIEVERKARAVYVTDYEITRTAVPEVDFKVNCSKGFYVRTYAHDIGQDLGCGAHLSALRRTRSGKFTVDRAMTAADLKTATAEDIKNSLISLAEISLMRGA
- the hisC gene encoding histidinol-phosphate transaminase; this encodes MSIQKFANQFVCDLVAYEPGKPIEETARELGLEPDSIVKLASNENSLGPAPSAIAAMEKEASGVHIYPDGGGYKLRTALAEKYDLGLENVVLGNGSNEIIELLCHCFLNPNAELIAAEHAFVVYKLMATLFGAKYVEVTDPDFIHDVDGMADAITENTRLVFIANPNNPTGTLVGQEALDRFMDRLPDHVVAVFDEAYFEFLEDAPDTLKYVREGKNVCVLRTFSKAYGLAGLRIGYGLAAPQVASILQKARQPFNANSMAQVAALAAMADEEHVKNTLDMNNAGLRFYEQAFSERGLEYVPSVANFILVKVGDGDALFQNMLKKGVIVRAMSGYKLPEWVRISVGTEAENQRCIEVLDEVLPAIASV
- the prfA gene encoding peptide chain release factor 1; its protein translation is MDYSTLIEQRRERFAEVEQLITDPDLFSDPKRGKSVMSEHARLKDLLAMWDELESAKTNLEENRELAKEEDPEMAEMAEMEIPELEKKIETLSEQLQYALLPRDEAEDRDALLEIRSGAGGDEAAIFAGEVMRMYQRYAEQRSWKYEVIDAMPSEAGGFSKAVMKITGEEVFRYLKYESGVHRVQRVPATETQGRIHTSTCTVAVMPEAEDVDVELKMEELEIKATRSGGPGGQHVNTTDSAVQITHLPTGIQVKCQDGRSQTQNKEKALEIIRAKLFEEKQRKQAEEYSAQRRSLIGSGDRSEKIRTYNFPQSRITDHRIGFTTHNMDGIFDGDLFELTEALQKVEMAQKLEDAGM
- the cdaA gene encoding diadenylate cyclase CdaA, giving the protein MEFLSENWTAGVEILILWIGLYQIYRVFRKTRGARILLGLALLLMVLSSVSLLLDLKVIWWLLYKVLALMAFGLIVIFQPELRNALARLGSSRLFSFSQTQRHEFLDTFADAVGQLSKKRIGALFAFERAISLKDHLETGVELDAVFSPEFALTVFHPKTALHDGGMIIAQNRVAGAGCVFPVSSRELADRSTGLRHRAAIGLTEETDCVAVVVSEETGQISICVDGKLDRGLTEEEFREAMESIFLPKEQNNDEEDVEETLAGEADDADRRGDDLVPD
- a CDS encoding ubiquinone/menaquinone biosynthesis methyltransferase, which gives rise to MQDPTYVKKAFSRIADRYVVTNHVLSLGTDILWRKKVGGMVADWKPSRILDVATGTGDLALELQRRCPDAQVTGSDFCPEMLAHAAEDGVRETIVADAMNMPFEDDSYDVLTVAFGLRNMASWPDALTEMRRVLKPGGHLLVLDFSLPTGVMRGPYRFYLNKVLPKIAGLMTGEGDAYEYLAGTIEQFPSGKDMCELIESTGFTDAQADPLTFGVASIYTATA
- a CDS encoding GNAT family N-acetyltransferase; the protein is MIDMLVRLYELPDSCPVYDRVEQQGIILRRARAYERHIVAAWAGEHFSPKWESEVKVAFSRQPVTCYIATKDKEILGFACYETTAKGFYGPTGVNEAARGTGIGKALLFMAMEGLKDLGYVYGMIGGVGPREFYEKAIGAVEIPGSDPGIYRDILPG
- the bioD gene encoding dethiobiotin synthase encodes the protein MKGLFITGTDTGAGKTYVSSLIIEALRAEGHKAVGYKPICCGGREDAYALKQASGDEVDLERVNPCWMRTPAAPYVAGMFENRELEIPSLVQGCHDLASDHELVIAEGVGGWMVPISKEYMVADLARDIGLPVVLVVGNKLGALNQTLLTVQAMRAAGIEPAGMVFNNLVDELDTAAITNKGIAEDLTGVEVLMDVIHGQESVEAWPFEDLIG